TTAGCTAGCCGCGATTTTCTAAATACATTAACTCACCCATGATTATCATAGCCGCTGTTGCCGCCGAAGCCAACGCTAAACCAGCAATTGTTGCAATCGTATTCATGTCACAAACGATCTAATTACATACGACCAAATGACaatatttttcacgaaattatttcaaataaatatttgtatttcctGTGTTTACGTATCAGgtcattaaattaaattctaatTGTACTAACATTGAgatttttatctcaaaatgGTAAATGATgcagaatataataatatacgGGGAAATTCGAAACAACAAACCTCGTAGTCGTATTAAATTTGTAGTGTACTTTCAGAACTCGGCATCTACCCACCTTACTATACGTTCGGCTGGACTAAATGTAGCGAAGTTATACAGGTTTCAGATAACGTGGGCcattgtaggtaataaaaagagCGCGCAGAACACGTACGTGTATCTCAGATGAAAAGTAATACTGTAACAGCTTGATTCAATCGACTATTTAACTGATCGACTTTACTGAATTGTTTATTAAGCTATAATCGTAGAAATAGggaaaaaatacttcatttgaaaaaatattcttaattatagagaacagaaaaatttttgattgatgttataaatgaaatatcaaaaattctgtatcaaaaatagaaacttttttttgcctaacctaaccaaaattaactgttttaaaaataaaatatgttttgatgTATTCTCGGAAAACATTTACTGTAGCCTCTTAATGTACTTCGTATTAAAGCTCTTTCTTCTAAATGACGTTTACTCTATCtataatattaactctatggttAAACAATCTAAcctcatttttttgttgtaattacATACtctctattattaaaaaataaattggaattagttaccaaataaaacaaataaatttatattttatttttatttatttgcaatCAACGATATTACTTAATATATACCTggcgaaaaaaaatttccaactcaatttaattattttttattatatccatTTTAAGGTAagttattatcatttatttcaatattattcatattatatataggtgtatatatatatatatatatatatatgaaaaaaaattaaaatcttatttttttcctataaatCTAAATCTTCTTGCATCTTCCTCTTCCTATTCTTCGAATTAATCGGCTGACTGAGAAGTAAAGAAGCCACGATTTGACCAAACTTACTACGAGTGAATTTAGATCCGCAATCATCGTCATCGGATATTTCGTTTTTAAAACGCACGACATCTTTATCATCTGTCTTGATTTGCTTCACCGGTACATCATTCGAGGTGGTCCCTTTCCGTTTCCTCTCCAAATCTAAATACGTTGATAATACGGGAGTTCTATGgggtttatataatttttgttgaacGATTGGTGTCTTTTCTCGCGCTCCAATAGACATGAAATCTTCTTTGGCGCGCACCAATTCGGTATGTAGATCTTTATGTTTCTGGTCCCATTCTTCAATGTGTTTCTTCATTTCCGCCAGGGCGGCTTCTTGTTCTCTTATCTTAGTATTCTGTTCTTGGATTTTATTCGCTTGttcttgtattttcaaaaattgcgttttcatgtgtttattttgtttctttagtttttgagttaatttttGAGTGCTTTGAGCCAAGTAGGAGATGTGGTATTTGTGCGATTTACTCTGTTTTTTCACTTTGCGAATTTCGTTCGAGAGCGAATTGTGTGCGAATATAAACCTTGAGGTTTTGGATCCGGATGCCGCGGTACTGTACGAAATATCACCTGATCGAAGATCAACTTGTTCTTGTAGACGTGGTAAAATGTGTTCATCAAAATGCTCCATCGCCATGCTACTCAAATCTCTTAATTCTTGTAAAAGTTGATGGGTTCTAGGGGGGTTTTGATTGGTTTCCACCAATTTTAACAGACCTTTTATCTCATCCAGTACCTGTCacataaatttaacaaatttaaattatacaatatttaaaaaaaatacttacctTTCCCGGTATGAAACACAACATATTACTTtctatatactttttataaGTCATGCTTAACATGCTTAATCTTGTCTCCACTGCTTGAAGTATATCACAGTGTCTAGAGAGCGGATGGGATTTTCTTTCAGATTCCCTTCGAGGAAGAAGCGATTTAAATCTCTTGTGAATAGCTGCATGGCGTTTTTCTAATTGGTAAAAACTGCGAGAAAGAAGTTTACTTCCTACATCATTGAACGTTTTGCAAAcctaaaatatcattattttcacaataacaaaaaaatgaaaagtatattgtgtaataaagttattaaatatCACTCACAATTCTGTTTTTAGCGATCTCGTCAtaagttaaaaatgaaaatattttttccagtgCTATCTCCGGAATACATAATATGTATGATATCTGAGACATGTTTTACACAATAATTTTCGAGTATAagtaaagtttatttttcaaaatctaaattcACTAAATACTAATACAAATGCAGTAAAACATCTTCAcgttattcaattattaaacaaatatttttattatgaaaatcgatatttttagctaattcttcttttttattagaaacgTCACGATATAACCTTTCACGtatactatttatatatttgtagcTATCttcaaagtaataaaaacaGGTCCGGCTTATAAAACATCATGAAAATGagtaacgaaaaaaaaataatatgttagataataaaatatttatttatacaataatataatcaaaaatgttaaaatattattcCGGCACTAACAAATCTAAATTTGCGTCTGTCACAACGGAATTTGTGAAAGTTTGTTCTCCCCCTCTTATCGATAATTTAGGTGTAGCCGTggctattttttctttcatcatACCAGTTTTCTGCCAATTGGACCCCCCGCAGTTGTTACACGCTTTCAAAGGTACGATCTCCAAACTTACCGTCCTATTTTGACAATCACCACATTTGAAAAATCTCTTGAAGGCGTCGAAAACTTTCAGTTGATGTCTCTCAGATTTACACAAATCAGAAGCTGAAAAACTGACGTATTTACATTCAAGACATTTCACCGCTTTACACGCCACTTTGTGCGTACTAATCATCTTCTCTTCCATTTTTTCCTTCATttctaatttatgaaaatatttatctttctcttcttcttctcgAGCAGCTATTAATTCTTGATGGGAAGAACCGGCtgccattatttttttaaatcgttctGAAGTGAAAGGATTATcgtctatttttatttttttactatcattttctattttattgtctTCGATGGCCCTTTTTATTCCTGTCCCTCGTATATTATTGGGATCCGCTTTTTTTATCGGACCTATTTTTTGGATTAATTTTATAGCGtttaattttgctttttgtATGCTTCTCGGTGCTACGGATTTACTTAAATCTATAGAACCAGTTTCAAAACCTGTTAACATCGGAATTTTATTACTAACGTCAAATTTTTGCGACTTTGATTCAATTTGTTTCTCATCTATTtgtttttgtcgatttttttcttttaatttgctTAAAACTGAAGTAGCCAGGTTTTTAGCGTCTTCTACAGTTATATGAGCCGAATGTTTGGCTtggacatttttattttcagttacaTCTTTAGTACcattcaatttttgtaataatctAATGTCATTCAATCTCTGCGTTTGGGATATTTCCAGTCTCGCAGCGTTACCTTTCCTTTTAACATTTGCTTTCACAGGATTCTGTACGCTACACTTTCCGCTCAAATTATTCAATCTAGCGTtatctttattttctaatttagaGCTCCTCTTTGCGGGAATTGCCATATACGACTTTCCGGCGTAAAAAACCTCGTTTTTACCAAGTACTTTATTTCTGAGTGCGGTGAGACCTTTACCGGTAAAAGACGATTGTAAATCTGATCTTCCGCTACATTTTTGATACTCTTGTTTAATATGGTAAATGCAGTATTCGCATCTACTTGTATTTACTATTGAATTACATTTatcaccgtttttttttacacTTTTACAAGTTCCAAAATCTTTCGACTGTCCAAAAATCATTACTTTTTGCGCATTCATTATACTAAGACTAGCctgcaacaaaaaaatacaataaacctAATAGAGGACTTCATTTTGAAAACCAACAACTCCACAACCAAAAATTAAcgttatacgagggttgttcgAAAAATTTCAGACATAAcatagaaacaaataatttttttttcataatcattccCATTTTTCAACAACCTTGTAGAAAAAAGGCGTCGAAAGCCACATCTAGTAAATACAAACATGACAAACTTTACTACTGGGCAATAAATCTATGACGTAAGAAATTTAGAGCTCATTCCCTCCTGTTAGAATTCattaaaatgaagaataataaataatcaaaaaaattgcaCTTGTTAATTGAATaccgaaaaaaatatatataaatataattgtcCCTACCTCATCTTTACCGTCTTTCTTATCTAATACATTAGGATTGAGTAGTCCCACGACTGTACCAACAGTTGTTTTCCAAAGTTGTTTATGAGCTCCACTGAAGAGAAAGACTGCCACAGTTTTAATATCATCTTTTAAATCACTTAAAGTCCATACGCTGAATTGATTGCCTTTTTGTGAAGTTTTAGGGGCACTTTTATGAACTATAACACCAGCTATGACCCAATCTTTATCTTgtgattttatttctaaaaatcgATTCAACTTATTGAAATGTACGGCTTCACGTCCTATCATACGATCTCTTAAAACTGCTGAAGATACCAGAGGGTTGATAATACGTAAACCAAATATAGGATCCGTGTATACGTCAATTTTTGTAGCTTCATTATTCGAGCTTTGAACTATATTTGAGATTTTATGAGGAGGTTTCCTCCAGTCTGATACTCGAGATAATCTATTCGTCTTGGTACCTATTTTAGTATGAAcgtctaaatttttttttatttcacgaCCACTTTCGAGGTATTTCTTGTCTTCCCAATTTCTTCTATCTTCGTCATCTGAAGAATCTGTATCTCCGTTGtgtaataaacttttatttgaagttttaatttGACTGGAACTTGGTAAATTTGTTTCTTTACTAAATAAATCagtttcttgtaaaattttctgtttattggGTACCTCAAGTTCTTCATTTGCTGCCAATAGCAACAAATCTAATGGATCATGTGTTTCGCTCATCGTTAAATTGTTGATTTGAcgaaattacattttattacaaagaataacaaaaaagagTTCCCGCCAATATATTTGTCATTAAAtgacatttatatatttataatcagGATAgcaaacttaaataatttcactttaaatgcgattaagttgaaaatatttcatttgtacTTACTATTATGTTTGTGTCGATCTCGTCGTAAGTTGAATAGGAGTATATTTTCCATAGCAATTTCTGatttctgatatatatatatatatatatatatatatataaattgtatgaTATTCGAGACATGTTTCACTTATATGtacgaaataatttatttaagataTTATGCAAAAGATAATTACAGCacaaacattaataaaataatcactTCTTAagatataaacaatattttgacaaCTATCAAACTCTTCTTTTTTAAGATTAATTTGtagattcttttttttttgagtatACAGCTATTATTACATACTTCTTttaaattgaagtaaaaataCAGATCCGGCTTCTATAATTTTTGGGAATGGATATTGGATAGGTGAAGGAGAAATGAATAAacacttttgtaaatattaattttaatttcacacatgaaaatatttaagaaaataataactgttACCTTGCGaactacatttttttgttcatttcatatataaataacgaGAATCCCTACAaagttaatatatatatatatatatatatatatatatatatatatatatatatatatatatatatatatatatatatatatatatatatatatatatatatatatatatatatatatatatatatatatatatatatatatatatattgcatCAACGCATTTAAATGCTAAACATCATCTTATTTATAATCTGGTTCGAAATTAGATTAAATCGCAtcgtttattaaataattcaaaagatCACAATGTCCAGTCGTACATAGATCAGTTTCTTGGTAAATTTCATATCCAActgatatttgtatttttttttcaaattatgctgTTAATAAGATGACGTTCTCATTCattatgttaaattattttgatatatgatgAGGCGAACTAAAAAAACTCTTCGTGAAGCttgaaatatgattaaaaatctatggaatttaaataaaacgtcAATTGAACAAGATTTCAGtagaaaaacacataaaatgataaagtttttcttttacttGGAGAGTAAAGAAGAAAGTGATGGCACAAGGTTTGTTGGTGAGTGGagaaaaatgatacaaaattgCAGAGAAcatcaaaaatttctatttcagGATCTCagtaacaaaaacaattaaaaattatgataaaatttgattaaaatgacaaaaaaagtgatgaaaatgACTGAAAGCAAAAATCGTTGGACTCAAGGTTATCGAACAAAATTTTAGTGGAAAACATAAACCTACTTTAAACGTCAGTAATTATGTATTCGTGAGTGAGAAAACGagatttttgttacaattttaggaaaataaaaaaattaagatgaaaattcaaaaggatgtaaaaaaaataagaaaaactttggttttatGAACCAAGGAGCAcgaaaaaataacagttttgttcaaatttgaatagaatgataaaaaaacaagatgcaaattgaaaaaacaaaggaaaactTATGTTTTCTAAATTAAGGGCTACCAAAAAGAGTATTTCCTCTccaaaatgtcaaaaaactgaagaaagCTTTGATTTTATGGACTCAGGAgcaagaataaacaaaattgttgataaCATTGGtggaaaatgatataaaaatgacaatgaagatacaaaaaaatgtcaaaaactaacaaaactttgattaactaaaaaattaggATTAAAACAAAACCAAATGTAAAAGTACAcaaaaactttaattcaattgatttgaaacaagatttttgttataatttaagGAAAATGACATAGCAAAACTAAAAAAGTGTCAAAAAAATAGgaggaaaacattttttgggagcgaatatttttcaaatttggaaatgatCACATTTGAGTTTTTCAGTCCGCCAATTATTCACcaacaattaattaataataaatgcattaaatggaaaaaaacataaacaccaaaaaactttattttaataagaaatagtgaaaaaacaatccgaaatattctaaattttctttcgaCCCGGAAACTGatccaaaatttcattttttctattttttttttcgttttttattaattttattcaacacaaattatatttaacGTACGGTACTTCGACGTCCTCGCCGTTCGCGTCGTTACAACACAATTCGAACACCAACGCCTTGACGTGAGGCTCCAACTTCTTCTTCGATACCCTTCTAACCACTTCGGACATGGTCAATCCGAAACGTTCTTGAGCTTTAGCTTTAGCCATGAAGAACGAATACAACATACAAACACCTTGAGATAACATCGTTATCTCGAGACCGTGTTtctctttgaaatattccaaaaattcgCGCAGTGTCATTTCCCCTTGGACTTCGAATCGATCCCAAAGTGTCCATTCGTTACCGGAATATTCCATTTTCGGTGCCGCTATCGGCTCGGAAAAACCGAAAAACGGCAGAGCCAAATTCACGAAACCGTTTTTGAACGGTTCCAAACTTTCGATGCCTCTAGCCAGTTTGTACAGTTCCAAACAAACCAAACCCGCCACCACCGAAGTCGTTGTCGCTATTGCCGGGATAATTTTacctaaaaatttgataaattaaaaaaaaatgtcaatgttTGACATTTCGAGTTACTGACCGGCTATCAATTTGGATTTGTGTCTATCGGCTGAGGGGATTTTGTAATTGGCGGCTCTCAAATTCGAAGCCGCCACTATGAAATCCATGTGGAAATTGGTGTCGTCGTCTTTTTCGAATTCTAACGGGGTGAGACGTAATCCGCCCAATTCTTCGGATGATGGTAATTCTTCTTTGATTTGAGTTACTCGATCCAAATCGACGTTGCTACCGTTCATTGCTAATTGAGAATCGGTTTCGGCTATTTTCACACCTGATTTCGGTACGAATTCCGGTACctggaattttgataatttcatttattaaattcattgaattagaataaaaaaaaaaacaataaaattcctaggacgaaaaaattaatagaaccTAAAATTGCCATAAAATAGATTGgaattcaacaaaatttgattgaaattagaGGAAGAggacaaaaaaaatgtagaaataaaatttatttgcaaatttaATAGAGGAGAGGCAAAGAAGTTTCcattttataacctcaaagaGATATTAGAACTAGATTTTggtcaaaattttaattaaattatcaaaaaacagaGAAAAACTTTGATCTTATGACCCCAGGAGCACGAAAAATCAACATTTCtgttaaaatttaaagaaaataacgaaaaaattgaaaagtattcAAAAGAAACTTTAAAAACCAGAGGAAAATCTGCACGTTAAAACCTCAGGTACTTGATCATACAAGGTTTGGTAAATATTGGAGGAAAAGCACAGAAAAACatgtgaaattgaagaaaatgtcATAACATAAgataaaaaccaacaaaaaatagaaatttcacttgaaatatcaaaaaacaaggGATAACTTTGTTCTTATGACCCCAGGAGCAcgaaaaatcaacatttttgttaaaatttaaagaaaataacgaaaaaattgaaaagtttcaaaAGGAACTTTAAAAACCAGAGGAAAATCTGCACGTTAAAACCTCAGGTACTTGATCATACAAGATTGATCATACAGAATTGGTTAAGATTGGAGGAAAAGCACGGAAAACCATAGAAAATGTCATTTAATAATCTCGAGAAGATAATCGAACAAAATTTTAGTAAACATAAgacaaaaaccaacaaaaaaataacaatttcactggaaacatcaaaaaacaaggaaaaactTTCCGGGAGtaggaaaaatcaaaattttgatcaaaatttgagagagagaaaaagaaaactacagaaaatatcttacaataaaattttaagcataaatgtaaaatatcattGAAATTGACGAAAAGgcaataaaaaaggaaaagtttttatttaataatctcAAAAAGGTAGTTAAACAAGATTTTAGGGGAAAACAAGGGGAAAACATAAAGAAAATgacaaagttttcattttactttAGCTCGAGAGAATGACcgaacaatatttttgataaactttAAGAAGAAACCAAAATTAGAAGAGTCGGCCGAAAAACATTGCAAATGACaacaattcataaaaataaatgtcataaaaagtggaaaaataatgaataaaagtcTTCTTTACAAACCACCGGGTGTCTGGATaagcaaaatttattaaaaaagtataaaaaggCGAAGAAAAAcgacaaattttcattttataacttCAAGTAGATAACCAACaagtaattttcattaaattttgaaaaagaaaataaaaaaatcaagaaatatgcaaaatatatcaaattataagaGAAAGGTCTACATTACAAGTCATCtggtatcaaaataaataaaaaaataaaagaaatcgACCAAAAAATGTTacagttttaatttaatttcaaatattttttattatataacctCAGGTACATGACTAAACAAGATTTTTGTTAACACTTGAtgagaagatataaaaaatcaagtatttccaaaaaagtttaatttttaagacataaacaaactatttggtaaaatttgaacaaagtacctccaaaaatgatcaaaaatgtGAAGAAAAGTTTCATATTATCAATTCAGgtaaagacaaaaaaattaggGTTAAAATTTAgggaagaaaacaaaaaaatgaaaaaaatttacaggtaatttgaaaaataatatagaaaagttttcatttcaaGTCCTCATccacaaagaaaaataataaacttgcAGACACtatcaaaaatacaaagaaaagtCTTTTAGAATAACGATtagacaaaatttgaataaaaattacaagaaaaatgacaaaatatagaatttttgataaaatttacaaaatcttCACTAGGATAAACAcacaaaatttgtataaaaaaacaacaaa
The sequence above is drawn from the Diorhabda carinulata isolate Delta chromosome 6, icDioCari1.1, whole genome shotgun sequence genome and encodes:
- the LOC130895352 gene encoding F-box only protein 28 — its product is MSQISYILCIPEIALEKIFSFLTYDEIAKNRIVCKTFNDVGSKLLSRSFYQLEKRHAAIHKRFKSLLPRRESERKSHPLSRHCDILQAVETRLSMLSMTYKKYIESNMLCFIPGKVLDEIKGLLKLVETNQNPPRTHQLLQELRDLSSMAMEHFDEHILPRLQEQVDLRSGDISYSTAASGSKTSRFIFAHNSLSNEIRKVKKQSKSHKYHISYLAQSTQKLTQKLKKQNKHMKTQFLKIQEQANKIQEQNTKIREQEAALAEMKKHIEEWDQKHKDLHTELVRAKEDFMSIGAREKTPIVQQKLYKPHRTPVLSTYLDLERKRKGTTSNDVPVKQIKTDDKDVVRFKNEISDDDDCGSKFTRSKFGQIVASLLLSQPINSKNRKRKMQEDLDL
- the LOC130895351 gene encoding protein MCM10 homolog, with protein sequence MSETHDPLDLLLLAANEELEVPNKQKILQETDLFSKETNLPSSSQIKTSNKSLLHNGDTDSSDDEDRRNWEDKKYLESGREIKKNLDVHTKIGTKTNRLSRVSDWRKPPHKISNIVQSSNNEATKIDVYTDPIFGLRIINPLVSSAVLRDRMIGREAVHFNKLNRFLEIKSQDKDWVIAGVIVHKSAPKTSQKGNQFSVWTLSDLKDDIKTVAVFLFSGAHKQLWKTTVGTVVGLLNPNVLDKKDGKDEASLSIMNAQKVMIFGQSKDFGTCKSVKKNGDKCNSIVNTSRCEYCIYHIKQEYQKCSGRSDLQSSFTGKGLTALRNKVLGKNEVFYAGKSYMAIPAKRSSKLENKDNARLNNLSGKCSVQNPVKANVKRKGNAARLEISQTQRLNDIRLLQKLNGTKDVTENKNVQAKHSAHITVEDAKNLATSVLSKLKEKNRQKQIDEKQIESKSQKFDVSNKIPMLTGFETGSIDLSKSVAPRSIQKAKLNAIKLIQKIGPIKKADPNNIRGTGIKRAIEDNKIENDSKKIKIDDNPFTSERFKKIMAAGSSHQELIAAREEEEKDKYFHKLEMKEKMEEKMISTHKVACKAVKCLECKYVSFSASDLCKSERHQLKVFDAFKRFFKCGDCQNRTVSLEIVPLKACNNCGGSNWQKTGMMKEKIATATPKLSIRGGEQTFTNSVVTDANLDLLVPE